The DNA region CCTCCATTCTTTCTATTCTTCTATTTCATCAGGTGCATTAAAATATTTAGTAACTGGAACAAAGCTAGGTATCATTATTTCTCTTTTTTTCAATTCTTCTTTTATAACTTCCTTAATCATTTCATTAACCATTTCATCTATAACTTTTAATTTATTTTCAATGGTTTCTCTTTTTATTTTTAATTTATCTGCTTCATTTTGAAATAAATTTTTATTTTTAGCTTTTGATATAATTATATCAGAACATCTGTTCACTTCTTCTCCACAATCTTCTGCCTTTTCTCTATATTCCTCAGCTTTATCATCATCCCAATCGCCCCAAAAATTAGTAGGATTTTTCCTACCCCAATAATCTGCTTCATTTACTAAGTTCATTCTTCTTTCTCTAAGTTCTTTTATCTCATCATTTATAGTATCTATTTTTTGATTTAAATTTTTTTCCTCAGATACTATATCTTTTAAGTTTTTTAATTCAATGTCTAATATACTTTTACAATAATTTTTTACTTCTTCTAAATCACTTCCTAATAGAATAGAATTGCTTGAACTTTTTACATTATTTTCAATCTTATTTTCTGAATTGATTATAAAATCTTCTATATCTTTTTTAACACTATCTAATCCACTATTATGAGATTTAACTTTTTTATCATAATCATTCTTAGCTTTTTCTTTTTTTTCTTCCAAATCCATTTC from Fusobacterium simiae includes:
- a CDS encoding coiled-coil domain-containing protein, encoding MENIFKELKEKIANYKEFLGVNTIEVDSSEVSKIENEIKILKSKIDELTVSMEGKTKIEKMKITLNVSSLESEITLKEMDLEEKKEKAKNDYDKKVKSHNSGLDSVKKDIEDFIINSENKIENNVKSSSNSILLGSDLEEVKNYCKSILDIELKNLKDIVSEEKNLNQKIDTINDEIKELRERRMNLVNEADYWGRKNPTNFWGDWDDDKAEEYREKAEDCGEEVNRCSDIIISKAKNKNLFQNEADKLKIKRETIENKLKVIDEMVNEMIKEVIKEELKKREIMIPSFVPVTKYFNAPDEIEE